A stretch of the Bacteroidota bacterium genome encodes the following:
- a CDS encoding catalase — translation MSKQKKLTTAAGIPVPDNQTSLTAGERGPTLMQDHYLLEKLAHFNRERIPERVVHAKAAGAHGTFTVTNDITRYTKAKIFSKVGKTTDMFGRFSTVAGEKGSADTVRDVRGFALKFYTEEGNWDMVGNNTPTFFIRDAIKFPDFIHTQKRDPQTNLRSETMWWDFWSQVPEALHQITILFSDRGIPKGVPFMNGYGSHTYSFINAKDERFWVKFHFKTQQGIQTMRQDEADRIVGKDADYHTRQLFEAIERKEFPKWKFYVQIMPETEAEKYRWNPFDLTKVWPHSDYPLIEVGVLELNRNPVNYFAEVEQSAFSPANVVPGISFSPDKMLQARIFAYADAHRYRLGVNFERLPINRPHVEVENTYQRDGHMRFDGNAGASVNYEPNSFEGPVADPAYKEPPLKISGNADRYEQKRGVDDDYIQPGNLFRLLPADEQKRLVENIASSLKKVPKEIQDKMLTHFYKADKAYGDGIAKCLGR, via the coding sequence ATGAGTAAACAAAAAAAACTAACTACTGCCGCTGGAATTCCAGTACCTGATAATCAAACTTCGCTCACAGCGGGAGAGCGGGGCCCAACATTGATGCAAGACCACTATCTACTTGAAAAACTTGCACATTTCAACCGTGAACGTATCCCCGAACGTGTTGTACACGCAAAAGCAGCTGGGGCACACGGTACATTTACTGTAACCAACGATATCACTCGTTATACTAAAGCCAAAATATTTTCAAAAGTCGGGAAGACCACAGATATGTTCGGTAGATTTTCTACGGTAGCTGGCGAAAAGGGTTCTGCCGATACTGTCAGAGACGTCCGTGGATTTGCTCTGAAGTTTTACACCGAAGAGGGCAATTGGGATATGGTTGGTAATAACACTCCCACATTCTTCATCCGCGACGCAATAAAATTCCCTGATTTCATCCACACGCAGAAGCGTGACCCACAAACAAATCTACGGTCGGAAACTATGTGGTGGGATTTCTGGTCGCAAGTGCCGGAAGCGCTCCATCAGATTACTATTCTCTTTTCTGATCGGGGTATTCCTAAGGGTGTTCCATTTATGAATGGTTATGGAAGCCACACTTACAGTTTCATTAACGCAAAGGATGAACGGTTTTGGGTAAAGTTTCATTTCAAAACCCAGCAAGGTATTCAGACTATGAGACAGGACGAAGCCGACCGGATTGTAGGCAAAGATGCAGATTATCATACACGTCAACTCTTTGAAGCTATCGAACGAAAGGAATTCCCTAAGTGGAAATTTTATGTTCAGATAATGCCGGAAACTGAAGCAGAAAAATATAGGTGGAATCCGTTTGACTTAACAAAAGTATGGCCGCACAGCGATTATCCACTGATCGAAGTTGGAGTATTAGAACTGAACCGTAATCCGGTCAACTACTTTGCTGAAGTTGAACAATCTGCTTTTTCACCGGCTAATGTTGTTCCGGGAATTTCGTTTTCGCCCGACAAAATGTTGCAAGCAAGAATATTTGCCTATGCCGACGCTCATCGATACCGACTTGGCGTTAACTTCGAACGCTTGCCGATTAATCGTCCACACGTAGAAGTCGAAAACACTTATCAGCGTGACGGGCATATGCGATTCGATGGAAATGCAGGTGCTTCGGTGAATTATGAGCCAAATAGTTTTGAAGGACCAGTTGCAGACCCAGCTTACAAAGAGCCACCGCTGAAAATTTCAGGTAACGCTGACCGCTACGAACAAAAGAGAGGCGTAGATGATGATTACATACAACCTGGAAATCTTTTCCGGTTGCTTCCTGCTGATGAACAAAAACGACTTGTCGAAAATATCGCTTCAAGTCTTAAAAAAGTTCCTAAAGAAATACAAGATAAGATGCTTACACATTTCTACAAAGCTGACAAGGCTTATGGCGATGGAATTGCAAAATGTTTAGGTCGGTAA